One window of the Salvia miltiorrhiza cultivar Shanhuang (shh) chromosome 6, IMPLAD_Smil_shh, whole genome shotgun sequence genome contains the following:
- the LOC130988048 gene encoding autophagy-related protein 11 isoform X2 has product MSSNALEGVVQMGKLVIHIAENGHSYELDCEEYTLVEAVQKFLESVCGIPFSDQLLLCLDMKLDSQRPLSTYKLPSSEREVFLFNKARMRSSSPSPALEQCDIIDIPDPPAPSSSHNPHPLDDASDPALKALPSYERQFRYHFQCGDAIYSRTSAKIDMCERLLQEQKVQERALEIARGNLDYFYRIVLQNYSDFMKCYSQQHRQHNSLLVNFGRDVEKLRAIRLHPSLQTTNRKCLLDFVKEENLRKTVEDCGSSHRQFENKVSEFKQEFGDLKRNTESLFSGKASFLVKDLDLTIKDHQRYINEQKSIMQALSKDVNTVKKLVDDCISSKLSSSLRPHDAVSALGPMYDSHEKSYLPRMQECDRAISNLLDFCRDKKNEMNNFVHNYMQKIAYIQFSIKDVRYKFSVFQEALKRQNDQFEHLKVVRGIGPAYRACLAEVVRRKASMKIYMGKAGQLAERLAAERDDEVRKREEFLKVHNNFIPRDILASMGLYDTPNPCNVNVSPFDTNLLALDLSDVDRYAPESLVGPSSRSEKHGSPRTSLSLSNEGSLSSEVEGCGVDLPEKYDFQEFIEGSELMEIAGTSKMEVENAKLKAELASKIALLCSMSTELDYESFDDDKLENMLRNAAEKTSEALHLKDEYGKHLQSMLKMKQMQCESYEKRIQELEQRLSDQYLRGCKLSVDEDQSSSAVSTAKTNDNKSEVSGLGEVHMPHAMEDVSCALSSLNSGLLHDHSKAQEGLGDNMTDSSIMLNPQLDSSMLDLHRDKGHLHDKEKKEAPLSDVAVQPSSDAKACDSLVIELQNALAEKSHQLENAETKIQGLMDDVSKLGRELEISRKLLDESQMNCAHLENCLHEAREEAQTHLCAADRRASEYSALRISAVKTRGLFERLKSCVLSSGLATFSDALRGLAQSLSSVANENDDDGTVEIRECIRVLADKVGALSRQRTEFFDRHSKIEALSEKLSKELEEKKELVNTLYMKHQLEKQANKEKISFGRLEVHEIAAFVLKSAGYYEAINRNCPYYYLSAESVALFTDHLPSRPSYIVGQVVHIERRTAKSPAPTSQRNEHARERVDVLMPEIASNRLALASASASASNPYGLHVGCEYFIVTVAMLPDTTIHSPTS; this is encoded by the exons ATGAGTTCAAATGCATTGGAAGGTGTTGTTCAAATGGGAAAACTTGTGATTCATATTGCTGAGAATGGGCACTCGTATGAGCTTGACTGTGAGGAATATACGCTTGTTGAGGCTGTGCAGAAGTTCCTGGAGTCGGTTTGTGGGATACCGTTCAGTGATCAGCTTTTGTTGTGCTTGGACATGAAATTGGACTCTCAGCGCCCCCTCTCGACTTATAAACTCCCATCTAGTGAACGTGAAGTGTTTTTGTTCAATAAAGCGAGGATGCGGAGTAGTTCACCTTCTCCTGCGTTGGAGCAATGTGACATTATTGATATCCCTGATCCCCCAGCGCCGTCCTCCTCTCATAACCCTCATCCTCTTGATGATGCTTCAGACCCTGCATTAAAGGCCTTGCCTTCATATGAGAGGCAATTCAGATATCATTTTCAGTGCGGAGATGCTATTTACAGTCGTACATCAGCTAAGATTGACATGTGTGAGAGGCTTTTGCAAGAGCAGAAGGTGCAAGAGAGGGCCTTGGAGATTGCAAGGGGTAATTTGGATTATTTCTATAGAATTGTGCTTCAAAACTACAGCGACTTCATGAAATGTTACTCACAGCAGCACCGCCAACATAACAGCCTTTTGGTGAACTTTGGGAGGGATGTGGAAAAATTGCGAGCAATCAGACTTCATCCATCATTACAAACAACTAATCGGAAGTGCCTATTAGATTTTGTGAAAGAAGAGAACTTGCGAAAGACAGTCGAAGATTGCGGTAGTTCCCACAGGCAGTTTGAGAACAAAGTTTCAGAATTTAAACAGGAGTTTGGAGATCTAAAGCGCAATACAGAAAGTTTATTTTCTGGAAAGGCTTCATTTCTTGTCAAGGATTTGGACTTGACAATAAAGGATCACCAGCGGTATATTAATGAGCAAAAGAGCATCATGCAAGCTctcag TAAAGATGTAAATACTGTAAAGAAGCTTGTGGATGACTGTATTTCCAGCAAGTTGTCGTCTTCATTGCGCCCTCATGATGCTGTTTCTGCGTTGGGACCTATGTATGATAGCCATGAAAAAAGCTACCTTCCAAGGATGCAGGAATGTGACCGTGCAATTTCTAATTTGCTTGATTTCTGCAGAGATAAAAAGAATGAGATGAATAATTTTGTTCACAATTACATGCAAAAGATTGCATATATACAGTTTAGTATCAAAGATGTGCGCTACAAGTTTTCAGTGTTCCAGGAGGCCTTGAAGCGTCAGAATGATCAATTTGAGCATCTAAAAGTGGTGCGTGGGATTGGTCCTGCTTATAGGGCATGCCTTGCTGAAGTAGTAAGAAGGAAAGCTTCAATGAAGATCTATATGGGCAAGGCTGGACAGTTGGCTGAAAGACTTGCTGCCGAGAGGGATGATGAAGTTAGGAAACGCGAGGAGTTTCTGAAAGtccataataattttattcctCGTGACATTTTAGCATCCATGGGGTTGTATGACACCCCTAACCCGTGTAATGTCAATGTTTCCCCTTTCGACACTAATTTGCTTGCTCTAGATCTTTCAGATGTAGACCGTTATGCTCCTGAATCACTGGTAGGACCCTCTTCTAGGAGTGAGAAACATGGGTCTCCGAGGACGTCTCTGTCACTGTCTAATGAGGGTTCTCTGTCATCTGAAGTTGAAGGATGTGGTGTAGATCTCCCAGAGAAGTATGATTTTCAGGAATTCATTGAGGGGTCAGAATTGATGGAGATTGCGGGGACTAGCAAGatggaagttgaaaatgcgaaATTGAAAGCTGAACTTGCTTCCAAAATTGCCCTATTATGTTCAATGAGCACCGAGCTTGATTATGAATCTTTTGATGATGACAAATTGGAGAATATGTTGAGAAATGCTGCAGAGAAGACATCTGAAGCTTTGCATCTGAAAGATGAGTATGGAAAACACCTCCAATCAATGCTAAAGATGAAGCAAATGCAGTGTGAATCTTATGAAAAACGGATTCAGGAATTAGAACAAAGGTTGTCTGATCAGTATCTAAGAGGTTGTAAGCTTTCGGTGGACGAGGACCAATCTAGTTCTGCAGTTTCAACTGCAAAGACAAATGATAACAAGTCCGAAGTATCAGGACTTGGAGAAGTGCACATGCCCCATGCAATGGAAGATGTCTCCTGTGCATTGAGCTCATTGAATTCGGGGCTTCTCCACGATCATAGTAAGGCACAAGAAGGACTAGGGGATAATATGACGGACTCCTCTATTATGCTAAATCCACAGTTGGATTCTTCAATGCTAGATCTGCACCGTGATAAAGGACATCTCCATGacaaggaaaagaaagaagcaCCGTTGTCTGATGTAG CTGTTCAGCCGAGTTCGGATGCTAAAGCATGTGATAGCCTTGTGATAGAATTGCAAAACGCCCTAGCAGAGAAATCACATCAATTAGAGAACGCAGAAACTAAGATCCAAGGACTAATGGATGATGTTTCCAAGCTTGGGAGGGAGTTGGAGATCAGTCGAAAGCTGCTTGATGAATCTCAG ATGAATTGTGCTCATTTAGAGAACTGTCTGCATGAGGCGAGAGAGGAAGCTCAAACCCATCTTTGTGCTGCTGATCGTAGGGCTTCAGAGTATAGCGCATTGCGTATCTCTGCCGTTAAAACGCGTGGTCTTTTTGAAAGGCTGAAAAGCTGTGTTTTGTCTTCTGGGTTGGCAACTTTCTCCGACGCTTTGCGTGGTTTAGCTCAGTCTTTGAGCAG TGTTGCCAATGAAAACGATGATGATGGTACTGTTGAGATCCGTGAATGCATAAGGGTGCTAGCAGATAAAGTTGGTGCTTTGTCGAGACAACGTACTGAATTCTTCGACAGACACTCCAAAATTGAAGCTTTAAGTGAGAAACTTAGTAAGGAATTAGAAGAGAAGAAAGAGTTGGTGAATACACTTTACATGAAGCATCAACTCGAAAAGCAG GCGAACAAAGAGAAGATATCCTTCGGGCGGTTAGAAGTGCACGAGATAGCTGCATTCGTCCTGAAATCTGCGGGTTATTATGAGGCTATCAATCGCAACTGCCCTTATTACTATCTATCTGCTGAGTCTGTAGCCTTGTTTACTGACCATCTCCCAAGCCGGCCAAGCTATATCGTAGGGCAGGTCGTGCACATTGAAAGACGAACAGCAAAGTCACCAGCCCCGACATCACAACGAAACGAGCATGCTAGAGAGCGAGTGGATGTGCTGATGCCGGAGATTGCTAGCAACCGGTTGGCCTTGGCTTCAGCGTCGGCGTCGGCGTCAAACCCTTATGGTCTCCATGTTGGCTGTGAATACTTCATAGTGACTGTAGCCATGTTACCTGATACCACAATTCATTCACCTACTTCCTGA
- the LOC130988048 gene encoding autophagy-related protein 11 isoform X1, which translates to MSSNALEGVVQMGKLVIHIAENGHSYELDCEEYTLVEAVQKFLESVCGIPFSDQLLLCLDMKLDSQRPLSTYKLPSSEREVFLFNKARMRSSSPSPALEQCDIIDIPDPPAPSSSHNPHPLDDASDPALKALPSYERQFRYHFQCGDAIYSRTSAKIDMCERLLQEQKVQERALEIARGNLDYFYRIVLQNYSDFMKCYSQQHRQHNSLLVNFGRDVEKLRAIRLHPSLQTTNRKCLLDFVKEENLRKTVEDCGSSHRQFENKVSEFKQEFGDLKRNTESLFSGKASFLVKDLDLTIKDHQRYINEQKSIMQALSKDVNTVKKLVDDCISSKLSSSLRPHDAVSALGPMYDSHEKSYLPRMQECDRAISNLLDFCRDKKNEMNNFVHNYMQKIAYIQFSIKDVRYKFSVFQEALKRQNDQFEHLKVVRGIGPAYRACLAEVVRRKASMKIYMGKAGQLAERLAAERDDEVRKREEFLKVHNNFIPRDILASMGLYDTPNPCNVNVSPFDTNLLALDLSDVDRYAPESLVGPSSRSEKHGSPRTSLSLSNEGSLSSEVEGCGVDLPEKYDFQEFIEGSELMEIAGTSKMEVENAKLKAELASKIALLCSMSTELDYESFDDDKLENMLRNAAEKTSEALHLKDEYGKHLQSMLKMKQMQCESYEKRIQELEQRLSDQYLRGCKLSVDEDQSSSAVSTAKTNDNKSEVSGLGEVHMPHAMEDVSCALSSLNSGLLHDHSKAQEGLGDNMTDSSIMLNPQLDSSMLDLHRDKGHLHDKEKKEAPLSDVGMALAASNNCNMAVSMSQPAEVLSYEIAVQPSSDAKACDSLVIELQNALAEKSHQLENAETKIQGLMDDVSKLGRELEISRKLLDESQMNCAHLENCLHEAREEAQTHLCAADRRASEYSALRISAVKTRGLFERLKSCVLSSGLATFSDALRGLAQSLSSVANENDDDGTVEIRECIRVLADKVGALSRQRTEFFDRHSKIEALSEKLSKELEEKKELVNTLYMKHQLEKQANKEKISFGRLEVHEIAAFVLKSAGYYEAINRNCPYYYLSAESVALFTDHLPSRPSYIVGQVVHIERRTAKSPAPTSQRNEHARERVDVLMPEIASNRLALASASASASNPYGLHVGCEYFIVTVAMLPDTTIHSPTS; encoded by the exons ATGAGTTCAAATGCATTGGAAGGTGTTGTTCAAATGGGAAAACTTGTGATTCATATTGCTGAGAATGGGCACTCGTATGAGCTTGACTGTGAGGAATATACGCTTGTTGAGGCTGTGCAGAAGTTCCTGGAGTCGGTTTGTGGGATACCGTTCAGTGATCAGCTTTTGTTGTGCTTGGACATGAAATTGGACTCTCAGCGCCCCCTCTCGACTTATAAACTCCCATCTAGTGAACGTGAAGTGTTTTTGTTCAATAAAGCGAGGATGCGGAGTAGTTCACCTTCTCCTGCGTTGGAGCAATGTGACATTATTGATATCCCTGATCCCCCAGCGCCGTCCTCCTCTCATAACCCTCATCCTCTTGATGATGCTTCAGACCCTGCATTAAAGGCCTTGCCTTCATATGAGAGGCAATTCAGATATCATTTTCAGTGCGGAGATGCTATTTACAGTCGTACATCAGCTAAGATTGACATGTGTGAGAGGCTTTTGCAAGAGCAGAAGGTGCAAGAGAGGGCCTTGGAGATTGCAAGGGGTAATTTGGATTATTTCTATAGAATTGTGCTTCAAAACTACAGCGACTTCATGAAATGTTACTCACAGCAGCACCGCCAACATAACAGCCTTTTGGTGAACTTTGGGAGGGATGTGGAAAAATTGCGAGCAATCAGACTTCATCCATCATTACAAACAACTAATCGGAAGTGCCTATTAGATTTTGTGAAAGAAGAGAACTTGCGAAAGACAGTCGAAGATTGCGGTAGTTCCCACAGGCAGTTTGAGAACAAAGTTTCAGAATTTAAACAGGAGTTTGGAGATCTAAAGCGCAATACAGAAAGTTTATTTTCTGGAAAGGCTTCATTTCTTGTCAAGGATTTGGACTTGACAATAAAGGATCACCAGCGGTATATTAATGAGCAAAAGAGCATCATGCAAGCTctcag TAAAGATGTAAATACTGTAAAGAAGCTTGTGGATGACTGTATTTCCAGCAAGTTGTCGTCTTCATTGCGCCCTCATGATGCTGTTTCTGCGTTGGGACCTATGTATGATAGCCATGAAAAAAGCTACCTTCCAAGGATGCAGGAATGTGACCGTGCAATTTCTAATTTGCTTGATTTCTGCAGAGATAAAAAGAATGAGATGAATAATTTTGTTCACAATTACATGCAAAAGATTGCATATATACAGTTTAGTATCAAAGATGTGCGCTACAAGTTTTCAGTGTTCCAGGAGGCCTTGAAGCGTCAGAATGATCAATTTGAGCATCTAAAAGTGGTGCGTGGGATTGGTCCTGCTTATAGGGCATGCCTTGCTGAAGTAGTAAGAAGGAAAGCTTCAATGAAGATCTATATGGGCAAGGCTGGACAGTTGGCTGAAAGACTTGCTGCCGAGAGGGATGATGAAGTTAGGAAACGCGAGGAGTTTCTGAAAGtccataataattttattcctCGTGACATTTTAGCATCCATGGGGTTGTATGACACCCCTAACCCGTGTAATGTCAATGTTTCCCCTTTCGACACTAATTTGCTTGCTCTAGATCTTTCAGATGTAGACCGTTATGCTCCTGAATCACTGGTAGGACCCTCTTCTAGGAGTGAGAAACATGGGTCTCCGAGGACGTCTCTGTCACTGTCTAATGAGGGTTCTCTGTCATCTGAAGTTGAAGGATGTGGTGTAGATCTCCCAGAGAAGTATGATTTTCAGGAATTCATTGAGGGGTCAGAATTGATGGAGATTGCGGGGACTAGCAAGatggaagttgaaaatgcgaaATTGAAAGCTGAACTTGCTTCCAAAATTGCCCTATTATGTTCAATGAGCACCGAGCTTGATTATGAATCTTTTGATGATGACAAATTGGAGAATATGTTGAGAAATGCTGCAGAGAAGACATCTGAAGCTTTGCATCTGAAAGATGAGTATGGAAAACACCTCCAATCAATGCTAAAGATGAAGCAAATGCAGTGTGAATCTTATGAAAAACGGATTCAGGAATTAGAACAAAGGTTGTCTGATCAGTATCTAAGAGGTTGTAAGCTTTCGGTGGACGAGGACCAATCTAGTTCTGCAGTTTCAACTGCAAAGACAAATGATAACAAGTCCGAAGTATCAGGACTTGGAGAAGTGCACATGCCCCATGCAATGGAAGATGTCTCCTGTGCATTGAGCTCATTGAATTCGGGGCTTCTCCACGATCATAGTAAGGCACAAGAAGGACTAGGGGATAATATGACGGACTCCTCTATTATGCTAAATCCACAGTTGGATTCTTCAATGCTAGATCTGCACCGTGATAAAGGACATCTCCATGacaaggaaaagaaagaagcaCCGTTGTCTGATGTAGGTATGGCACTTGCTGCAAGTAACAATTGTAACATGGCAGTCAGCATGTCTCAACCAGCAGAAGTTCTGTCTTATGAAATAGCTGTTCAGCCGAGTTCGGATGCTAAAGCATGTGATAGCCTTGTGATAGAATTGCAAAACGCCCTAGCAGAGAAATCACATCAATTAGAGAACGCAGAAACTAAGATCCAAGGACTAATGGATGATGTTTCCAAGCTTGGGAGGGAGTTGGAGATCAGTCGAAAGCTGCTTGATGAATCTCAG ATGAATTGTGCTCATTTAGAGAACTGTCTGCATGAGGCGAGAGAGGAAGCTCAAACCCATCTTTGTGCTGCTGATCGTAGGGCTTCAGAGTATAGCGCATTGCGTATCTCTGCCGTTAAAACGCGTGGTCTTTTTGAAAGGCTGAAAAGCTGTGTTTTGTCTTCTGGGTTGGCAACTTTCTCCGACGCTTTGCGTGGTTTAGCTCAGTCTTTGAGCAG TGTTGCCAATGAAAACGATGATGATGGTACTGTTGAGATCCGTGAATGCATAAGGGTGCTAGCAGATAAAGTTGGTGCTTTGTCGAGACAACGTACTGAATTCTTCGACAGACACTCCAAAATTGAAGCTTTAAGTGAGAAACTTAGTAAGGAATTAGAAGAGAAGAAAGAGTTGGTGAATACACTTTACATGAAGCATCAACTCGAAAAGCAG GCGAACAAAGAGAAGATATCCTTCGGGCGGTTAGAAGTGCACGAGATAGCTGCATTCGTCCTGAAATCTGCGGGTTATTATGAGGCTATCAATCGCAACTGCCCTTATTACTATCTATCTGCTGAGTCTGTAGCCTTGTTTACTGACCATCTCCCAAGCCGGCCAAGCTATATCGTAGGGCAGGTCGTGCACATTGAAAGACGAACAGCAAAGTCACCAGCCCCGACATCACAACGAAACGAGCATGCTAGAGAGCGAGTGGATGTGCTGATGCCGGAGATTGCTAGCAACCGGTTGGCCTTGGCTTCAGCGTCGGCGTCGGCGTCAAACCCTTATGGTCTCCATGTTGGCTGTGAATACTTCATAGTGACTGTAGCCATGTTACCTGATACCACAATTCATTCACCTACTTCCTGA
- the LOC130988050 gene encoding pentatricopeptide repeat-containing protein At4g30825, chloroplastic: MASLKLVISPDNSSHDIKKLSSPFNSFSFASNTLSSGFWSTNGALFLKPFCKLKHIRVSRLDNEFLDKSETKLDDDWTDNVKKYVDGDDNLVLEGQDIHGDSNRVRVNIWKKFRGAKTLRNKSKKNLDDQRNGKKHKREGKFVIPSQKVGANSVFDSQTVLDLDFNALNPDWSLDCCNQILEQLERSNDGKASRFFEWMKVNGKLKKNLTAYNFLLRVLGRKGDWDGAELMIKEMVSDSGCKLTYQIFNTLIYTCYKNGLVELGSRWFRMMLDYGVQPNAATFGMLMSLYRKGWVVEEAECTFSLMRKMKIACHSAYSAMITIYTRMGLYDKAEAVIGFLREDEVVLNHDNWLVMLNAYCQQGKLSKAKQVFYAMRESGFSPNLIAYNTMITGHGKVSKMDGAEHFFRDLKDAGIMPDETTYRMMIEGWGRAGDYKHVKLYYVELKRLGFKPSTSNLYTLIRLQAEHEDEEGAIGTVDDMLAIGCSKSSILGIVLQAYEKANRLEKMSLILVGSMYEHVLKNQTSCAILVTAYVKNGLIDDALKVLREKQWGDPIFEDNLYHLLMCLCKDLGRLESAVKIFTCMPNSPKPNLNISCTMIDIYSKMSLFSEAEGLYIELKSSNVKLDMIALSIVIRMYVKSGNPEKACVVADTIAEQENIVPDVYLLRDILRIYQRCGKDDKLADLYYKVLKNDESWDEEMYNCVINCCARALPVDELSRLFDEMLQKGYAPNTITFNVMLNAYGKSKLFEKARKVFWIAKKRGLADIISYNTIIAAYGKNKYLSNMSAVVKRMHFDGFSVSLEAYNCMLDVYGKEGEMDKFRDVLQRMKASKCCADRYTYNILINIYGERGWIDEVMAVLMELKECGIGPDLCSYNTLIKAYGVAGMVEEAVGLVKEMRGNGIEPDRITYSNLITAMKKNDMFLEAVKWSLWMKQMGL; this comes from the coding sequence ATGGCCTCTCTGAAGCTCGTAATTTCACCAGATAACAGCTCGCATGATATCAAAAAGCTAAGTTCTCCTTTTAATTCCTTCAGTTTTGCTTCAAATACTTTGTCTTCTGGCTTTTGGAGTACGAATGGGGCACTCTTTTTAAAGCCGTTTTGTAAATTGAAACACATTAGGGTTTCTAGGTTGGATAATGAGTTTTTGGATAAGTCTGAAACCAAGTTGGACGATGATTGGACTGATAATGTGAAGAAGTACGTGGATGGTGATGATAATCTGGTTTTAGAAGGCCAAGATATTCATGGGGATTCTAATAGGGTGAGGGTGAATATCTGGAAGAAGTTCAGGGGTGCAAAGACGTTGAGGAATAAGAGCAAAAAGAATTTGGATGATCAAAGGAATGGTAAAAAACATAAGAGGGAAGGCAAATTCGTAATTCCATCCCAGAAAGTCGGTGCAAACAGCGTCTTCGATTCTCAAACTGTACTTGATTTAGATTTCAATGCTCTCAATCCCGACTGGAGCCTAGACTGTTGCAATCAGATCTTGGAGCAACTTGAGAGAAGCAATGACGGCAAAGCTTCGAGGTTTTTTGAGTGGATGAAAGTTAAtgggaagttgaagaagaacttGACTGCTTATAATTTTCTGTTGAGGGTTTTGGGTAGAAAAGGGGATTGGGATGGTGCAGAGCTCATGATTAAGGAGATGGTTTCTGACTCAGGCTGCAAGCTTACTTATCAGATCTTTAATACCCTTATATATACTTGTTATAAGAATGGGCTAGTGGAGTTGGGTTCCAGGTGGTTCAGGATGATGCTCGATTATGGGGTGCAGCCGAATGCTGCTACGTTTGGGATGCTAATGTCTCTTTACCGGAAGGGTTGGGTTGTTGAGGAGGCGGAGTGTACATTTTCACtgatgaggaagatgaagatAGCGTGTCATTCAGCTTATTCAGCTATGATCACAATTTATACGCGCATGGGCTTGTATGACAAAGCTGAAGCAGTTATTGGCTTCCTCAGAGAAGATGAAGTTGTTTTAAATCACGATAATTGGTTGGTTATGCTCAATGCTTACTGCCAGCAGGGGAAGTTGAGCAAGGCAAAGCAAGTGTTTTATGCAATGAGAGAATCTGGTTTTTCTCCcaacttaattgcatataacACGATGATCACAGGGCATGGGAAAGTTTCAAAAATGGATGGTGCAGAGCATTTTTTCCGTGATCTAAAAGATGCTGGTATTATGCCTGATGAGACAACATATAGGATGATGATTGAAGGTTGGGGTCGAGCAGGAGATTATAAGCATGTGAAACTTTACTATGTCGAGCTCAAGAGGTTAGGTTTTAAGCCTAGCACATCAAACTTGTACACATTGATAAGATTGCAAGCCGAACATGAAGATGAAGAGGGTGCCATTGGAACTGTTGATGACATGTTGGCGATTGGTTGTTCAAAGTCCTCCATTCTTGGGATTGTTCTACAGGCATATGAGAAGGCTAATAGACTGGAAAAGATGTCTTTGATTTTGGTAGGTTCCATGTACGAGCACGTTCTTAAGAATCAGACATCTTGTGCAATTCTTGTAACGGCTTATGTCAAAAATGGCTTGATCGATGATGCTCTAAAAGTTCTGCGAGAGAAGCAGTGGGGCGATCCCATATTTGAGGACAACTTGTACCACCTCTTAATGTGTTTGTGCAAAGATTTGGGCCGTTTGGAGAGCGCTGTCAAGATATTTACTTGCATGCCGAATTCTCCCAAGCCAAACTTGAATATCTCTTGCACAATGATAGACATTTACAGCAAAATGAGCCTATTTTCTGAAGCTGAAGGGCTTTATATCGAGTTGAAAAGTTCGAATGTCAAACTGGACATGATAGCCTTAAGCATTGTCATAAGAATGTATGTCAAATCTGGGAATCCGGAGAAGGCCTGCGTGGTTGCAGACACTATAGCTGAACAGGAGAATATTGTGCCCGATGTTTATCTTCTTCGTGACATACTCCGCATTTATCAGAGATGTGGGAAGGATGACAAATTGGCAGATCTGTACTATAAAGTGTTGAAAAATGATGAAAGTTGGGATGAGGAAATGTACAACTGTGTGATAAACTGCTGTGCACGTGCGCTGCCAGTTGACGAACTTTCAAGGCTTTTCGATGAAATGCTACAGAAAGGATATGCACCAAACACCATTACCTTCAATGTTATGTTGAATGCTTATGGGAAATCCAAGCTGTTCGAGAAGGCAAGAAAGGTATTTTGGATAGCTAAGAAGCGAGGTTTAGCTGATATTATATCTTACAACACTATTATAGCTGCTTATGggaaaaataaatacttgagCAATATGTCAGCTGTTGTGAAGAGAATGCACTTTGATGGCTTTTCAGTTTCTCTTGAAGCCTACAACTGCATGTTGGATGTGTACGGGAAAGAAGGCGAGATGGATAAATTTAGAGATGTTTTGCAGAGGATGAAGGCTTCTAAGTGTTGTGCTGATCGTTACACGTACAACATCTTGATCAACATATATGGAGAGCGAGGATGGATTGATGAAGTCATGGCTGTGCTGATGGAACTCAAGGAATGTGGAATTGGGCCTGATTTGTGCAGCTACAACACGTTGATAAAAGCATACGGTGTTGCTGGAATGGTTGAAGAGGCCGTTGGTTTGGTCAAGGAGATGAGAGGAAACGGAATAGAACCCGACAGGATAACGTATAGTAACCTGATAACCGCAATGAAAAAGAACGATATGTTTCTGGAGGCTGTGAAGTGGTCGTTGTGGATGAAGCAGATGGGGCTGTGA